In Salinibacterium sp. NK8237, the following proteins share a genomic window:
- a CDS encoding DUF3039 domain-containing protein, whose product MADTDITGGGTDTLDRELEELLNQEQVEEGDHERFSHYAPKNKIMESALSGKPIRALCGKLWTPGRDPEKFPVCPTCKEVYEKMKG is encoded by the coding sequence ATGGCTGACACCGATATCACTGGCGGCGGAACCGACACGCTCGACCGCGAACTCGAAGAACTGCTCAACCAAGAGCAGGTTGAAGAGGGCGACCACGAGCGCTTCTCGCACTACGCGCCCAAAAACAAGATCATGGAATCGGCGCTCTCGGGCAAGCCGATTCGTGCCCTGTGCGGAAAGCTGTGGACTCCGGGCCGTGACCCCGAAAAGTTCCCCGTCTGCCCAACGTGCAAAGAAGTCTACGAAAAGATGAAGGGCTAG
- a CDS encoding nicotinate phosphoribosyltransferase, which translates to MLDAAIGSGRHERQCVFEVFARRLPDSRRYGVVAGTGRLLELIEQFRFGDDELAFLSRNAIVSPTTVDWLANYRFTGDISGYREGDAYFPGSPVLTVEGSFAEAVLLETLALSVLNYDSAVASAAARMVSAADGRPLAEMGSRRTGERSAVASARAAYIAGFSATSNLEAGRSWGVPTMGTAAHSFTLLHDSEEEAFQAQVDALGPSTTLLVDTYDVEKAVELAVKVAGTELGAVRIDSGDLAVQVAAVRAQLDSLGATKTRITVTNDLDEHAIAALRAAPVDSFGVGTSVVTGSGFPAAGMVYKLVAHHNDAGEWVSVAKKSTAKATIGGHKAAVRALDNGVASMELIYQESEGRPDVEGRDLNVALMTGGTADQQWIGDSGTLAARDHCETAMAELPQTAFRLSRGEPVLPTIYR; encoded by the coding sequence ATGCTCGACGCCGCTATCGGCAGTGGCCGCCACGAACGCCAGTGCGTGTTCGAAGTGTTTGCCCGCCGCCTTCCCGACAGCCGTCGCTACGGCGTTGTTGCGGGAACCGGACGCCTTCTCGAACTCATCGAACAGTTCCGCTTTGGCGATGACGAACTCGCCTTCCTTTCGCGCAATGCCATTGTGAGCCCCACGACCGTCGATTGGCTCGCCAACTACCGGTTCACCGGCGATATCAGTGGGTACCGCGAGGGTGACGCGTACTTTCCCGGGTCCCCCGTGCTCACCGTTGAGGGCTCCTTCGCCGAAGCTGTGCTGCTGGAGACACTTGCGCTGAGCGTGCTGAATTACGACTCCGCTGTCGCGTCCGCTGCCGCGCGCATGGTGTCTGCCGCCGACGGGCGCCCCCTGGCGGAGATGGGGTCACGCCGCACCGGCGAACGCTCCGCCGTGGCATCCGCTCGCGCCGCCTATATTGCGGGATTCAGCGCCACGAGCAATCTGGAAGCAGGACGAAGCTGGGGCGTGCCCACGATGGGAACCGCAGCGCACTCGTTCACACTGCTGCACGACTCTGAAGAAGAAGCTTTTCAGGCACAGGTTGACGCGCTAGGCCCCTCGACCACGCTGCTTGTTGACACCTACGATGTCGAGAAGGCGGTCGAGCTGGCGGTGAAGGTCGCCGGGACCGAGTTGGGCGCTGTGCGCATCGACTCTGGTGACCTTGCCGTTCAAGTTGCGGCCGTTCGAGCCCAGTTGGATTCACTCGGGGCAACAAAAACACGCATCACTGTGACGAACGACCTCGACGAGCACGCGATTGCTGCACTGCGTGCCGCCCCCGTGGATTCATTCGGAGTCGGCACTTCCGTGGTGACCGGGTCCGGCTTCCCGGCCGCAGGCATGGTCTACAAGCTGGTGGCCCATCACAACGATGCGGGCGAGTGGGTCTCCGTTGCCAAGAAGTCGACCGCGAAGGCGACCATTGGCGGCCACAAGGCGGCAGTGCGCGCTCTCGACAATGGCGTCGCATCCATGGAATTGATCTATCAAGAGTCTGAAGGACGCCCGGATGTCGAGGGCCGAGATCTCAACGTTGCACTCATGACGGGCGGAACAGCCGATCAGCAATGGATCGGCGATAGCGGCACGCTTGCCGCGCGCGATCACTGCGAAACTGCCATGGCAGAACTGCCTCAGACTGCGTTCCGGTTGTCACGCGGAGAACCAGTGTTGCCCACGATCTACCGCTGA
- the murI gene encoding glutamate racemase, which translates to MTDAPIGVFDSGVGGLTVARAIIDQLPHESILYVGDTLHSPYGPKPIADVRRYSLEIMDRLVDDGVKLLVIACNTASAAMLRDARERYTEARGIEVVEVIQPATRAAVRQTRNGRVGVIGTEGTIKSRAYEDAFAAASGIELFTQACPRFVEFVEAGITTGPEVLAVAEEYLAPLKAAEVDTLVLGCTHYPHISAAIQYVMGRDVTLVSSAEETAYDVYNTLVAHNLLRDSTEPARHAFEATGPDKQGFTSLASRFMGPNIVRVETFETGAISLPPLP; encoded by the coding sequence GTGACTGATGCACCTATTGGCGTTTTCGACTCCGGAGTCGGTGGCCTCACCGTAGCCCGAGCGATTATTGACCAGTTGCCGCACGAATCGATTCTGTATGTGGGCGACACTCTGCACTCGCCCTATGGCCCGAAGCCGATTGCCGATGTGCGTCGCTACTCCCTTGAGATCATGGATCGTCTCGTCGACGACGGCGTGAAGTTACTTGTGATCGCCTGCAACACCGCCTCGGCTGCGATGCTGAGGGATGCCCGCGAGCGGTACACCGAGGCGCGCGGCATTGAAGTGGTCGAAGTGATCCAGCCCGCTACGAGGGCGGCAGTGCGTCAGACCCGCAATGGTCGAGTCGGAGTGATTGGCACCGAGGGCACGATCAAGTCGCGGGCTTACGAAGATGCGTTTGCTGCGGCATCCGGCATCGAATTGTTCACGCAGGCCTGCCCCCGTTTTGTGGAGTTCGTGGAAGCCGGCATCACAACCGGGCCAGAAGTTCTTGCTGTCGCCGAAGAGTATTTGGCGCCGCTGAAGGCTGCCGAGGTCGACACTCTCGTGCTCGGCTGCACCCACTATCCGCACATTTCTGCCGCGATTCAGTATGTGATGGGGCGGGATGTCACGCTCGTCTCGAGTGCGGAAGAAACCGCCTACGACGTCTACAACACACTGGTTGCGCACAATCTGCTGCGCGATTCCACGGAACCCGCTCGCCACGCCTTCGAGGCGACCGGCCCAGATAAGCAGGGTTTCACCAGTCTGGCTTCCCGCTTCATGGGGCCGAACATCGTGCGCGTCGAGACCTTCGAAACCGGCGCGATTAGCTTGCCGCCGCTCCCGTAG
- the rph gene encoding ribonuclease PH translates to MTRHDGRENNELREVTIERGWSDQAEGSALISFGKTKVLCTASFTNGVPRWMAGKGKGWVTAEYSMLPRSTNSRMDREAVKGKVGGRTHEISRLIGRSLRAVVDMKALGENTIVIDCDVLQADGGTRTAAITGAYIALADAIEWGREKKFIGKNSKALFDSLAAVSVGIIDGEPMLDLAYVEDVRAETDMNVVVTGRGLFVEVQGTAEGAPFDRRELDSLLDLALAGGTQLTAIQAATLGHTTATTHTGA, encoded by the coding sequence ATGACCCGTCACGATGGCCGCGAAAACAACGAACTGCGCGAAGTAACAATCGAGCGCGGATGGAGCGACCAGGCTGAGGGCTCAGCGCTAATCTCGTTCGGCAAGACGAAGGTGCTGTGCACGGCATCCTTCACTAATGGTGTTCCGCGCTGGATGGCCGGCAAGGGCAAGGGCTGGGTTACGGCCGAGTACTCGATGCTTCCGCGCAGCACGAACAGCCGCATGGACCGCGAAGCCGTCAAGGGCAAGGTCGGCGGCCGCACCCACGAAATCTCGCGCCTCATCGGTCGCAGCCTGCGCGCTGTTGTCGACATGAAGGCGCTCGGCGAAAACACGATCGTGATCGACTGCGACGTTCTTCAGGCCGATGGCGGAACCCGCACGGCAGCGATCACTGGTGCCTACATCGCGCTCGCTGACGCCATCGAGTGGGGCCGTGAGAAGAAGTTCATCGGCAAGAACTCGAAGGCACTCTTCGATTCGCTCGCCGCAGTGAGCGTCGGAATCATCGACGGTGAGCCAATGCTCGACCTCGCCTACGTCGAAGACGTCCGTGCCGAGACCGACATGAACGTCGTCGTCACCGGCCGTGGTCTATTCGTTGAGGTTCAGGGCACAGCCGAAGGCGCACCCTTCGACCGCCGCGAACTCGACTCGCTGCTCGACCTTGCTCTCGCGGGTGGCACGCAGCTCACGGCGATCCAAGCCGCAACCCTCGGCCACACCACCGCCACTACCCACACTGGCGCGTAG
- the rdgB gene encoding RdgB/HAM1 family non-canonical purine NTP pyrophosphatase, with amino-acid sequence MRIVLATHNAHKVAELRRILGPALDGLELVAYDGPEPVEDGETFQANALIKARAAAAHTGLPALADDSGICVDALGGAPGIHSARYAGTRNDVDNLELLLANMVGRDDRAAQFACAAAFVVPAGVAGTDGTAGAAGAAEAEAHEFVELALWPGTVATERSGTEGFGYDPIFCPDGQPGTSADLTSDQKDALSHRAQAFAAIMPIVRTQLLGD; translated from the coding sequence ATGCGCATCGTTCTCGCCACCCACAACGCCCACAAAGTCGCTGAGTTGCGCCGCATCCTCGGCCCAGCACTCGACGGCCTCGAGCTCGTCGCCTACGACGGTCCTGAGCCGGTTGAAGACGGCGAGACCTTCCAAGCCAACGCGCTGATCAAAGCGCGGGCCGCCGCTGCCCACACCGGGCTGCCGGCGCTGGCCGACGATTCCGGAATCTGTGTTGACGCGCTTGGCGGTGCCCCCGGCATCCACTCGGCTCGGTATGCGGGCACGCGCAACGACGTCGACAACCTGGAACTGCTGTTGGCAAACATGGTCGGCAGGGATGACCGCGCTGCTCAGTTCGCGTGTGCGGCAGCGTTCGTGGTGCCCGCCGGTGTCGCTGGCACAGACGGCACAGCTGGTGCTGCTGGTGCCGCCGAAGCCGAAGCTCACGAGTTCGTGGAGCTCGCACTCTGGCCGGGCACCGTGGCAACCGAGCGGAGCGGAACTGAGGGCTTCGGCTACGACCCGATTTTCTGTCCGGATGGGCAGCCGGGAACATCCGCTGACCTCACTTCTGACCAGAAGGATGCGCTCAGCCACCGTGCCCAAGCATTCGCCGCGATCATGCCGATCGTGCGCACTCAACTGCTGGGCGACTAG
- a CDS encoding HEAT repeat domain-containing protein produces MSEHDDPHAVDLELPIAARIAAASERHGEAVIVERAVSLIEGNNEGKEFLLIVGGEHAQGILDGAPVLYWPELWGTRALLHAWNDSAADAVLAALSNQAWRVREMATRVVATRRLDAREQLLALLTDDTARVRASAARALGTVGSLDVVEAISELVKDEDIEVRRAAQQAVTAIRKRSPQQ; encoded by the coding sequence GTGTCTGAACATGATGATCCCCACGCAGTAGATCTTGAACTCCCCATCGCAGCCCGCATTGCGGCCGCGAGCGAACGCCATGGCGAAGCCGTCATTGTCGAACGTGCCGTCTCTCTCATCGAGGGCAACAACGAGGGCAAAGAGTTTCTGCTGATTGTTGGCGGGGAGCATGCTCAGGGCATCCTCGACGGAGCTCCGGTGCTCTACTGGCCCGAGTTGTGGGGAACGCGCGCGCTACTGCACGCCTGGAATGACAGCGCTGCGGATGCCGTACTCGCCGCTCTCAGTAATCAAGCGTGGCGTGTGCGCGAGATGGCAACGCGTGTTGTTGCCACTCGTCGACTCGACGCTCGCGAGCAGCTTCTGGCGCTCCTGACGGACGACACTGCTCGCGTTCGCGCGTCGGCAGCTCGCGCCCTCGGAACGGTCGGGTCGCTCGATGTCGTTGAGGCGATCTCTGAGCTTGTGAAAGACGAAGACATTGAGGTTCGCCGCGCTGCTCAGCAGGCCGTGACCGCCATCCGTAAGCGTTCGCCTCAGCAATAG
- a CDS encoding DedA family protein, whose product MVGTAIIPWLDPQNLITGFGAFALLGVAFIVFAETGLLVGFFLPGDTLLLITGVLTFAGVIEYDIWWVCLAVSLAAFLGGEVGYLIGHKVGPKIFERKETGLFSVENVKRTNAFFTRFGGLAVIMARFVPIVRTFAPVAAGVGHMDYRKYSLYNAIGALIWGSGLTFGGYLLGYIPWLSDFIVEYIDLILLAAVTLTVLPTAYHYFRSSYKAKKARETGRAEALDDAEAEKLALHPKDFNQDFDD is encoded by the coding sequence TTGGTAGGCACCGCCATCATCCCTTGGCTCGATCCCCAAAACCTGATTACCGGGTTTGGGGCATTCGCGCTGCTGGGCGTGGCATTCATTGTCTTTGCCGAGACCGGGCTGCTCGTTGGATTCTTTCTTCCTGGCGACACGCTGCTTCTCATCACCGGTGTTCTCACCTTTGCTGGCGTCATCGAATACGACATCTGGTGGGTCTGTTTGGCGGTGAGCCTTGCCGCCTTCCTCGGCGGTGAGGTCGGTTATCTCATTGGGCACAAAGTGGGCCCCAAGATCTTTGAACGAAAAGAGACAGGTCTCTTTAGCGTCGAAAACGTCAAACGCACCAACGCTTTCTTCACCCGCTTCGGCGGCCTCGCCGTCATCATGGCTCGATTTGTTCCGATCGTGCGCACCTTCGCACCGGTCGCGGCGGGCGTCGGCCACATGGACTACCGCAAGTACTCGCTCTACAACGCGATCGGCGCTCTCATTTGGGGCTCCGGGCTCACCTTCGGCGGCTACTTGCTCGGCTACATTCCGTGGCTCAGCGATTTCATTGTCGAGTACATCGACCTGATCCTGCTCGCCGCTGTAACCCTCACGGTGCTACCGACGGCGTACCACTACTTCCGCTCGTCCTACAAGGCCAAAAAGGCGCGCGAAACTGGCCGCGCCGAGGCTCTCGACGACGCTGAAGCGGAAAAGCTAGCCCTGCACCCCAAAGACTTCAACCAAGACTTCGACGACTAG
- a CDS encoding helix-turn-helix domain-containing protein: MSLEHSTDHDHLHVGNVFSATCPCRDLLDVVASKWSALAIGALQGGRMRFGELQRHLDGISPKVLTSTLRKLEDYGIVDREVFAEVPLRVEYTLTPLGHEAGVPLESLRVWAESQLAHAQRTEAARARV, encoded by the coding sequence ATGAGTCTCGAACACAGCACCGATCACGATCATCTCCACGTGGGCAATGTTTTCTCGGCCACGTGTCCGTGCCGCGATTTGCTGGATGTCGTCGCCAGCAAGTGGTCAGCCCTCGCGATCGGTGCCCTCCAGGGCGGACGGATGCGCTTTGGCGAGCTTCAGCGTCACCTCGATGGAATTTCGCCGAAGGTGCTCACGAGCACGCTGCGCAAGCTCGAAGATTACGGAATCGTCGATCGCGAAGTTTTCGCCGAGGTTCCTCTTCGCGTGGAATACACCCTGACCCCACTCGGCCACGAAGCGGGTGTTCCTCTCGAGTCATTGCGGGTCTGGGCAGAGTCACAACTCGCGCACGCCCAGCGCACCGAAGCGGCGCGCGCACGCGTCTAG
- a CDS encoding zinc-binding alcohol dehydrogenase family protein codes for MNTSAPSPFSIGSVAPAVVTRTGGSIESEGSLVDAELPVDAPTGRDILVEVAAVSVNPVDVKVRAGGEVADRVLGWDASGVVAAVGPDVTLFQPGDEVWYAGDITRPGTYSRMHLVDERIVGRKPSSLSHAEAAAMPLTTITAYEALFHKLKLTSASTGTLLVLGAAGGVGSILIQLAKELTGVRVIATASRDETRAWVTEMGADAVVNHRGDLAANVADVAPEGVDWVFTSQTGTNLPAIVELLKPFGEIVAIDDEAGLDLLSLKTKALSWHWELMFTRSAQHTADMVLQHELLGEVADLVDAGRIRTTLTHTFSPLDAEQLRAAHALVERGGAIGKTVVAV; via the coding sequence ATGAACACGTCAGCTCCCTCCCCCTTCAGCATCGGCTCAGTAGCCCCCGCCGTCGTCACTCGCACTGGCGGATCGATTGAGAGCGAGGGAAGCCTGGTCGACGCAGAACTGCCCGTTGACGCACCGACCGGCCGCGACATCCTCGTGGAAGTTGCTGCAGTTTCGGTCAACCCCGTTGATGTGAAAGTGCGGGCTGGCGGAGAAGTAGCCGATCGTGTTCTCGGCTGGGATGCCTCCGGTGTTGTTGCCGCTGTCGGCCCCGACGTGACACTGTTCCAGCCGGGCGATGAGGTTTGGTACGCCGGCGACATCACTCGCCCCGGAACCTATTCGCGGATGCACCTGGTCGATGAGCGCATCGTCGGCCGCAAGCCGTCGAGCCTGAGCCACGCTGAAGCGGCAGCAATGCCGTTGACGACCATCACCGCCTACGAGGCGCTCTTTCACAAGCTCAAGCTCACGAGCGCCAGCACGGGCACTCTGCTCGTTCTGGGAGCCGCTGGGGGAGTGGGGTCGATCCTCATCCAGCTCGCCAAGGAACTGACCGGCGTGCGCGTGATCGCCACGGCGTCGCGCGACGAAACCCGAGCCTGGGTCACCGAAATGGGGGCGGATGCTGTGGTCAACCACCGTGGCGACCTCGCGGCCAACGTCGCCGACGTTGCACCAGAGGGCGTGGACTGGGTCTTCACGTCGCAAACAGGAACGAACCTGCCCGCGATTGTGGAACTACTCAAGCCCTTCGGCGAGATCGTGGCCATCGACGACGAGGCCGGGCTCGACCTGCTGTCGCTCAAGACAAAGGCGCTCAGCTGGCACTGGGAACTCATGTTCACCCGTTCGGCGCAACACACCGCCGACATGGTGCTGCAGCACGAACTGCTGGGCGAAGTGGCCGACCTGGTGGATGCCGGACGCATCCGCACCACCCTCACGCACACGTTCAGCCCGCTCGACGCCGAGCAACTGCGGGCCGCTCACGCGCTCGTGGAAAGGGGTGGTGCCATCGGCAAGACGGTAGTCGCTGTCTGA
- a CDS encoding TauD/TfdA family dioxygenase — protein sequence MNFAEVGSDAGIMVVRGLYVDEDLTDTPLDNKSGLGAGTIFAKEMGMLAHLLGSMVAYEAEGNGHLIQDMVPNPKLAVTQQSQGSKVELEAHTEQCFSDFKPDYVILGALRGDENAKTYAFSGRKLVAQMTPEEVAKLRQPLWATTIDESFQPYIPHPDAVRGPFPIITGPEDDPYILVDQDLMHGITAEAQRLLGKVVETYIEHRDAHVLQPGDLLMLDNLRAMHGRSMYAPRFDGKDRFIARGFVVRDRRKLWPQLLEDRRTLAAVHS from the coding sequence TTGAATTTTGCTGAAGTCGGTTCTGACGCCGGCATCATGGTTGTGCGCGGTCTGTATGTCGACGAAGACCTCACAGACACCCCTCTGGACAACAAGAGCGGCCTGGGCGCCGGCACTATCTTCGCGAAAGAAATGGGCATGCTTGCTCACCTCCTCGGCAGCATGGTTGCCTACGAGGCTGAGGGCAACGGCCACCTCATCCAAGACATGGTCCCCAACCCGAAGCTCGCGGTAACCCAGCAGTCGCAGGGTTCGAAGGTGGAGCTCGAAGCTCACACCGAGCAGTGCTTCTCTGACTTCAAGCCTGACTACGTGATCCTCGGTGCCCTTCGCGGCGATGAAAACGCCAAGACCTACGCTTTCTCTGGTCGCAAGCTGGTTGCCCAGATGACTCCAGAAGAGGTTGCCAAGCTGCGCCAGCCGCTGTGGGCAACCACGATCGACGAGTCGTTCCAGCCGTACATTCCTCACCCGGATGCCGTTCGTGGCCCGTTCCCGATCATCACCGGTCCAGAGGACGACCCGTACATCCTCGTTGACCAGGACCTCATGCACGGCATCACCGCTGAAGCTCAGCGTCTGCTCGGCAAGGTCGTCGAGACCTACATTGAGCACCGCGACGCCCACGTGCTGCAGCCGGGCGACCTGCTGATGCTCGACAACCTGCGCGCTATGCACGGTCGTTCGATGTATGCCCCGCGCTTCGATGGCAAAGACCGCTTCATTGCGCGTGGCTTCGTCGTGCGCGACCGTCGCAAGCTCTGGCCACAGCTGCTCGAAGACCGCCGCACCCTCGCTGCGGTCCACAGCTAA
- a CDS encoding DUF2510 domain-containing protein: MTTYATNIPAGWYPDPLGLPQLRWWDNHTWTDQISGARAPLVHQLVDVDFADPADDELDNFIEPATATTPTSRETTPEPTLASTLRELEAPLPEHAVASAVAGDPTVGFAGESSTDDFDQSILVSEWAQVAEAIKIASSSAQPTVLAITSSSFPMLVIDVNERAYWWKAEITDFPTHPVSINVRSHVREEVIMPTGAGFDLNPLLWMIGTTGYAHTPAPWLTDSARYRLRRWPNITNLPHDADQLRMTSILSHAPLSAKELSAIAETLPTAAHALLAALSLMNILRILPGASEDETDTPAPAPAPQGLFARLRGRHKR, encoded by the coding sequence ATGACTACATACGCAACCAACATCCCCGCCGGCTGGTACCCCGACCCGCTTGGCCTCCCCCAGCTGCGCTGGTGGGATAACCACACCTGGACCGACCAAATCTCTGGCGCACGCGCACCGCTCGTGCACCAGCTTGTCGATGTCGACTTCGCCGATCCCGCCGACGACGAGCTCGACAACTTTATTGAGCCCGCCACCGCGACGACGCCCACTTCCCGCGAAACGACGCCCGAGCCGACTTTGGCCAGCACTCTTCGCGAACTGGAGGCGCCGTTGCCAGAGCACGCAGTTGCCTCGGCCGTCGCCGGAGACCCCACCGTGGGATTCGCAGGCGAATCGTCCACCGATGACTTCGACCAGTCGATTCTCGTTTCCGAATGGGCACAAGTTGCCGAAGCCATCAAGATCGCCTCGAGCAGTGCGCAGCCAACCGTGCTGGCAATCACCTCATCCAGTTTTCCGATGCTTGTGATCGATGTGAACGAGCGCGCCTACTGGTGGAAGGCTGAGATCACCGACTTCCCGACGCATCCAGTGAGCATCAATGTGCGTAGCCACGTTCGCGAAGAAGTCATTATGCCCACGGGAGCTGGCTTCGACCTCAATCCGTTGCTGTGGATGATCGGCACTACCGGTTACGCTCACACGCCCGCACCCTGGCTCACCGACAGCGCGCGCTACCGCCTGCGTCGCTGGCCGAATATCACCAACCTTCCGCACGATGCTGACCAGCTGCGCATGACCTCGATCCTGAGCCACGCACCGCTCTCGGCGAAGGAACTTTCGGCGATTGCCGAGACGTTGCCCACTGCAGCACACGCGCTCCTCGCAGCGCTGAGCCTCATGAACATCCTGCGCATCCTTCCCGGTGCCAGCGAAGACGAAACTGACACTCCGGCACCAGCGCCGGCGCCTCAGGGCCTCTTCGCACGACTCCGCGGACGCCACAAGCGCTAA
- a CDS encoding roadblock/LC7 domain-containing protein — translation MTIAPHLDSKYIVRGELALGGLRDLAPSLRYASLLTEDGFSVVSVAGKEFDSDRFASMASSTQALADAVARELQLGDNEFVIVAAEQGHVVQVRVQGHPLVLAALFTDKATIGRSLTAARRTARRLTTLLMAK, via the coding sequence ATGACTATCGCTCCCCACCTTGACTCTAAATACATCGTCCGAGGCGAACTCGCCTTGGGCGGACTTCGCGACCTAGCACCGTCGCTCCGCTACGCATCCCTTCTGACAGAGGATGGATTCAGCGTTGTGTCAGTAGCTGGCAAAGAATTTGACAGCGATCGATTCGCGAGCATGGCCAGTTCGACTCAGGCCCTCGCTGATGCTGTCGCTCGAGAATTGCAACTCGGAGACAACGAGTTTGTGATCGTCGCGGCTGAACAAGGCCACGTCGTGCAAGTGCGAGTCCAAGGCCACCCGCTGGTGCTCGCAGCCCTTTTCACCGATAAAGCAACCATTGGCAGGTCATTGACCGCCGCGCGCCGAACCGCGCGAAGGCTCACGACCCTCCTCATGGCCAAGTAA
- a CDS encoding ATP/GTP-binding protein: MAEHVILFAGPMGAGKTSAIRALSEIEVVSTEAANSDRSVADKPTTTVALDYGEIGINEAEKVRLYGVPGQRRFDFMWTILAERAEGVLLLVNADADNPVETAIEYVKEFFALYERGGIVIGLTRADLVPRALIEEYANALADEMPDVMIPVLTVDARSQEEMMTLLMTLIANIELKQAVADSIGAGSGGRRTR; encoded by the coding sequence ATGGCAGAGCACGTAATCCTGTTTGCCGGGCCAATGGGCGCCGGCAAGACCTCCGCTATCCGCGCCCTCAGCGAGATCGAAGTCGTTAGCACTGAGGCCGCAAATAGCGACCGCAGCGTTGCTGACAAGCCCACCACCACGGTGGCTCTCGACTACGGCGAAATCGGCATCAACGAGGCCGAGAAAGTTCGCCTGTATGGTGTTCCCGGCCAACGTCGATTCGACTTCATGTGGACGATTCTCGCCGAACGTGCCGAGGGCGTACTGCTGCTGGTGAATGCGGATGCCGACAACCCTGTCGAGACCGCCATCGAATACGTCAAAGAATTCTTCGCTCTCTACGAGCGCGGCGGAATCGTCATCGGCCTCACCCGGGCCGACCTCGTGCCCCGCGCGCTGATCGAGGAATACGCCAACGCTCTTGCCGATGAAATGCCTGACGTGATGATCCCGGTGCTTACCGTGGATGCTCGTTCCCAGGAAGAGATGATGACGCTCCTCATGACGCTCATCGCCAACATCGAGCTCAAACAAGCAGTCGCCGACAGCATCGGCGCCGGTTCCGGTGGACGGAGAACACGATGA
- a CDS encoding EamA family transporter, producing the protein MRSTIRAIVGGIVAYTLWFRGVRIVPISSLAVLGLLSPLTAAALGALVLGEHFSALQLLGFGLALAAIVGAQIRSRKPAQIPSR; encoded by the coding sequence GTGCGGTCAACAATCCGCGCAATCGTCGGCGGCATCGTCGCATACACACTCTGGTTTCGGGGAGTTCGAATCGTGCCGATTTCATCGCTCGCCGTGCTCGGTTTGCTCTCACCCCTCACCGCCGCAGCACTCGGCGCGCTCGTCCTCGGCGAGCATTTCAGCGCACTCCAATTACTCGGGTTTGGGCTCGCTCTTGCGGCAATCGTCGGGGCACAAATCCGCTCTCGCAAACCTGCCCAAATCCCCTCTCGATGA